CATGGGAGAGAAGGGAACCGGAACGGAGGCCCCACTCCTTGTTCAGGACGGCTTTCAGCAACGTGGCCGTCTTGATATTGCCCTTCATCAGCAGGTCCGCCTCTCCCGAGGAAACGGCCTTCACGGCTAATTCGGCGGCCTTCTCCTCGTCGGGTTCCTGCACGATGAGGCAGGAGGAAAGGTCGATTGAGAACTCCGAGGCAACCTTTTCAATCTTCGCCCTGTCCCCGTAGAGGGTTGGCGAAGCGACGCCCTTCCTTTTGGCTTCTTCCACGGCTTCCAGGATGTCCTCGCCGTGGGGCGCGACCACCGCGAGGACCATGGCCTTGCCGGACCGGCTTTGTTCAATCAGAAAATCGAGCGTTTCGAACGACATTTCCTCATGCCCTCCTCGACAGGTTGTCTCTGTAGACCAGGGCTTCTTCCTCACCCGAGAGGACCCTCAGGGCCCCCTGGGCGAGAGCCCTCATCTCGTCCTCACCCGGGTAGACCAGCACCGGGGCGATCCATTGGACGCTGGAGGTGACGAGCTCGATGAAGTGCACGTCGCGGGCGATGCCCCCGGTCAGGATCACGGCGTCGACCTTCCCGGAAAGGGTCGCCGCGAAAGAGGTTATCTCCTTCGCCACCTGGAGTGCCATGGCCCTGAAGACCAGGCCAGCCTTTTCATCTCCCGCTTCGACCCTGGAGTCAACCTCCCTCATGTCGCTCGTGCCGAGGTAGGCCTTCAGTCCGCCCTCGCCCACTAGCCGTCTTCTTAGGCTGGTCATAGTGTACTCACCGCTGTAGCAGAGGCGGGCCAGGTCCCCCGCGGGGAGGCCCCCCGCCCTCTCGGGGGAGAAGGGACCGAACTCGTTGGCATTGTTGAGGTCCACCATCCTTCCCTGGCGGTGGGCGCATATGGTTATCCCTCCCCCCAGGTGGGCGACCAGGCAGTCGAGCTCCTCCCAAGGTTTCTCGAGTTCCTCGGCGGCCATCCTGACAGCCGCTTTTATGTTCAGGGCGTGCCCGAGGGACCTCTTGGGCAACTCCGGCAGCCCCGTAAGCCGCGAGATATCGTCAAGTTCATCCACGGCGACGGGGTCCACGATGAAAGCGGGAATCCCCCTGGGTCCCGCGATGGCCTCGGCGATGATCCCGCCCAAGTTTGAAGCGTGTTCCCAGGGCTTGCCTCGCCAAAGGTCGCTGATGACGTCCTCATCGACCCTGTAGGTCCCGCCTGGGATGGGTTCGAGAAGCCCACCTCTTCCGACCACCGCATCGAGGGAGTCGAGATCGCTCCCGTTAGCCCTGGAGGCTTCCTCGATGGTTCTCATCCTGAATTCGTACTGGTCGGCCACCTTCGCGA
Above is a window of Thermovirga sp. DNA encoding:
- a CDS encoding phosphate butyryltransferase, with product MSFETLDFLIEQSRSGKAMVLAVVAPHGEDILEAVEEAKRKGVASPTLYGDRAKIEKVASEFSIDLSSCLIVQEPDEEKAAELAVKAVSSGEADLLMKGNIKTATLLKAVLNKEWGLRSGSLLSH
- the buk gene encoding butyrate kinase, with translation MTPEILAINPGSTSTKIAWFSGGERRWQETVNHDPEVISSFAKVADQYEFRMRTIEEASRANGSDLDSLDAVVGRGGLLEPIPGGTYRVDEDVISDLWRGKPWEHASNLGGIIAEAIAGPRGIPAFIVDPVAVDELDDISRLTGLPELPKRSLGHALNIKAAVRMAAEELEKPWEELDCLVAHLGGGITICAHRQGRMVDLNNANEFGPFSPERAGGLPAGDLARLCYSGEYTMTSLRRRLVGEGGLKAYLGTSDMREVDSRVEAGDEKAGLVFRAMALQVAKEITSFAATLSGKVDAVILTGGIARDVHFIELVTSSVQWIAPVLVYPGEDEMRALAQGALRVLSGEEEALVYRDNLSRRA